Sequence from the Symbiopectobacterium purcellii genome:
TAACCATTCTTCTTCCGCCGTTGGGTGTGTTATTAGGGAAAGGGGTAGGGCTGGCGTTTTTGCTTAATATCATACTGACATTGCTGGGCTATATTCCGGGTTTGATTCACGCATTCTGGGTGCAGACCCGACCTGAAACGCGTTGATCGCCTGCATCGCGGGTATTCACCAACACCACGGCGTGCCGTGGTGTT
This genomic interval carries:
- a CDS encoding YqaE/Pmp3 family membrane protein; protein product: MGFWRIVLTILLPPLGVLLGKGVGLAFLLNIILTLLGYIPGLIHAFWVQTRPETR